A stretch of the Mesorhizobium sp. Pch-S genome encodes the following:
- a CDS encoding filamentous haemagglutinin family protein yields the protein MESLYGVYTAGTATSVDPTYNRARSLLTDGTILGANAVGYDAALSTYRAWYPGQGGNVLIAAGGNLVGDVTHGMGPSNVITGNWLWRQGTGTTAVDATIPTSWWINFGTYTANTATGRPDLLGFTGIGALGGGNVAIRVGGEAGTIGLRGEEAIFGGHRSQGLIVAVGSTGRVGTDGSLTLTGGGDIDMRIAGMLNPNLALTNYKEIQALPGALVNLRGTLHLAAESIGGIKLIYRSGNGLNDAFDPRGIDPFRATSSDARSGITLVPGDSAVYLETLGDLVLGGAGDPGRSQSPNRSAVSAGGENDTGQSWFSLWTDHTAINLISAGGNLTPSTSASENGQQTSDQNAADGSFTYPSILRAAALGGSMYYGVNALPFMRDDASQVYPFVTLAPSAHGALEMLARDSIYGGQYSFSLSGSGVALPTPFNPAFMGRNVDPTGRIKVTNGAVNGIVDEQNDPVPLSLFVFGPNTAALGAGRAPDADPIRFYARDGDVVGLRTGETLKYALSIQTWYNAGAPVRVRAGRDIVGAGLAPDVFLTGPLGWTSRGNLIVHSNPNDVSIVSAARDIVYANFDIAGPGTLEVSAGRNLYQADKGSITSIGSIAIGDTRPGASILMQAGIGVNGSDYAKLASLYLDPAKLALTGTPLADQPGKVAKTYEKELAAWLKERDGFEGTVEEARSRFATLAPEQQRIFLRQVYFAELREGGREYNNPDSSRHGSYLRGRNVIAALFPDKDADGNLIVRAGDITMFGGSGVRTLFGGGIQMLTPGGRTIIGVEGQVPPASSGLVTQGSGDIQLYSNGSVLLGLSRIMTTFGGSILAWSTEGDINAGRGSKTSVLYTPPKRVTDNYGNVTLSPQAPSSGAGIATLNPIPEVKPGDVDLVAPLGTIDAGEAGIRFSGNVNVAALHIVNAANIQGQGTVTGVPQVVAPNIGGLTEAGNVAGSASKAAANPAQSGASEQPSIIIVEVLGFGGGGNGDEPEDQKERRRRSAAASQPGSQNPDSAYQVLGAGEMTTDQARQLIAERRHAAGQ from the coding sequence ATGGAGTCGCTCTATGGCGTCTACACCGCGGGCACGGCGACGTCGGTCGATCCAACCTATAACCGCGCACGCAGCCTTCTGACTGACGGTACGATCCTCGGCGCAAACGCAGTTGGTTATGACGCCGCGCTTTCAACCTATCGGGCGTGGTATCCCGGCCAGGGTGGTAACGTGCTGATTGCGGCAGGCGGCAATCTGGTTGGCGACGTCACGCATGGCATGGGGCCGTCGAACGTCATCACCGGCAACTGGCTGTGGCGGCAGGGCACAGGCACGACGGCGGTCGACGCAACGATCCCGACCTCCTGGTGGATTAATTTCGGCACCTATACGGCCAATACCGCCACTGGCCGCCCCGATCTGCTCGGCTTCACCGGCATCGGCGCGCTGGGCGGCGGCAATGTCGCGATCCGCGTCGGCGGCGAAGCTGGCACGATTGGTCTTCGCGGCGAAGAAGCTATCTTTGGTGGGCATCGAAGTCAGGGCTTGATCGTCGCTGTCGGCAGCACCGGCCGTGTCGGCACCGATGGATCGCTGACGCTGACCGGCGGTGGCGACATCGACATGCGCATCGCCGGTATGCTCAATCCGAATCTGGCGCTCACGAACTACAAGGAAATTCAAGCGCTCCCCGGTGCGCTGGTGAACCTGCGCGGCACTTTGCACCTGGCTGCGGAATCGATCGGCGGTATCAAGCTGATTTATCGATCGGGTAACGGCCTTAACGATGCCTTCGATCCGCGCGGTATCGACCCCTTCAGGGCGACGTCCTCGGATGCACGCTCCGGTATTACATTGGTGCCTGGAGATTCTGCGGTTTATCTCGAAACCTTGGGCGACCTCGTCCTTGGCGGTGCCGGCGATCCGGGGCGCTCGCAGTCGCCGAACCGATCTGCCGTCTCTGCCGGTGGGGAGAACGATACGGGACAGAGCTGGTTCTCGCTCTGGACCGATCATACCGCGATCAATCTGATCTCTGCCGGCGGCAATCTCACGCCCAGCACCTCGGCGTCAGAAAACGGTCAACAGACCAGCGATCAAAATGCGGCGGACGGATCGTTCACCTATCCGTCGATCCTGCGCGCGGCGGCGTTAGGCGGCAGCATGTATTACGGCGTCAATGCATTGCCGTTCATGCGAGACGACGCTTCGCAGGTATATCCCTTCGTGACCCTTGCTCCGTCTGCGCATGGTGCGCTGGAGATGCTGGCCCGGGACTCGATCTATGGCGGGCAGTACTCGTTCAGCCTGTCCGGTTCCGGTGTGGCGTTGCCGACGCCCTTCAATCCGGCCTTCATGGGACGCAATGTTGACCCCACGGGACGCATCAAGGTGACCAATGGGGCAGTCAATGGCATTGTCGACGAGCAGAACGATCCGGTGCCGTTGTCGCTGTTTGTCTTCGGACCGAACACTGCGGCGCTCGGCGCCGGTCGGGCCCCGGACGCCGATCCCATTCGCTTTTATGCTCGTGACGGCGACGTCGTTGGTCTGCGCACGGGCGAAACGCTGAAGTACGCTCTTTCAATCCAGACTTGGTACAACGCTGGGGCTCCCGTCAGGGTACGCGCCGGCCGGGATATCGTCGGAGCTGGTCTCGCCCCCGACGTCTTCTTGACGGGGCCCTTGGGGTGGACGTCACGCGGCAACCTGATCGTGCACAGCAATCCGAATGACGTGTCGATCGTCTCCGCGGCGCGCGACATCGTCTATGCCAATTTCGATATAGCGGGTCCCGGCACGCTGGAAGTCTCAGCGGGCCGCAATCTTTATCAGGCCGACAAGGGTTCGATTACCAGCATCGGATCGATCGCCATCGGCGACACGCGTCCCGGCGCGAGCATCTTGATGCAGGCCGGCATCGGTGTGAACGGGTCGGACTATGCGAAACTGGCGTCGCTCTATCTCGATCCGGCAAAGCTCGCATTGACGGGCACGCCCCTCGCCGATCAGCCGGGCAAAGTGGCCAAGACCTACGAGAAGGAGCTGGCCGCGTGGCTGAAGGAGCGTGACGGTTTCGAAGGCACGGTCGAAGAGGCGCGATCTCGTTTCGCCACGCTCGCCCCGGAGCAGCAGCGCATCTTCCTCCGGCAAGTGTATTTTGCGGAACTGCGCGAAGGTGGGCGCGAGTACAACAACCCGGATAGCTCGCGTCATGGTTCCTACCTGCGCGGCCGCAACGTGATCGCGGCGCTGTTCCCGGACAAGGATGCCGACGGCAATCTCATCGTGCGCGCCGGCGATATCACGATGTTCGGCGGCTCCGGCGTGCGAACGCTGTTTGGCGGCGGCATTCAGATGTTGACGCCGGGTGGGCGCACCATCATCGGTGTCGAAGGACAGGTGCCGCCAGCCTCGTCGGGATTGGTGACCCAAGGTTCCGGCGATATCCAGCTCTACAGCAATGGCAGCGTCCTCCTCGGTCTGTCGCGCATCATGACGACCTTCGGCGGAAGCATCCTGGCCTGGTCGACGGAGGGTGACATCAACGCCGGCCGCGGCTCGAAGACGAGTGTGCTCTACACGCCGCCGAAGCGCGTCACCGACAACTACGGCAATGTCACGTTGTCGCCGCAGGCGCCGTCGTCGGGGGCAGGCATTGCGACGCTGAACCCGATCCCGGAAGTGAAACCCGGCGATGTCGACCTGGTTGCGCCGCTCGGCACCATCGACGCTGGTGAGGCAGGCATCCGGTTTTCCGGCAATGTGAACGTTGCTGCCTTGCACATCGTCAATGCGGCCAACATCCAGGGCCAGGGTACGGTGACCGGCGTGCCGCAGGTCGTGGCACCGAACATAGGCGGCCTGACCGAAGCCGGGAACGTGGCTGGCTCGGCCTCGAAGGCTGCGGCCAATCCGGCCCAATCAGGAGCCAGCGAGCAGCCATCCATCATCATCGTCGAGGTACTTGGTTTCGGTGGCGGGGGAAACGGAGACGAACCCGAGGATCAGAAAGAACGACGTCGGCGCAGTGCTGCCGCCAGTCAACCAGGCAGCCAGAATCCGGACAGTGCCTACCAGGTCCTGGGTGCAGGTGAAATGACCACGGACCAGGCTCGCCAATTGATCGCAGAACGTCGTCACGCTGCCGGGCAGTGA
- a CDS encoding recombinase family protein, which translates to MMLEKIALHHLERKAILYVNQPSDKSVVRNPERDPQEFSMRDRLAALGWPQIESVGDDHAGFAAGDVSRAGFDRLFEEVRLGKVGAVATRQLSEFARKNPDWRRLVDMCRVVDTVLVDEEMVYAPRRKDDLLLLGLRGDANEDELNLLRQRSLSALYEKTERGELAIAAPVGFVKVEGRLEKDPDRRVQEAIALVFDKMAEHGNTEHALLWFLEHGLDLPTKRSNGNVTWSRPRYATICRMVENPIYGGAYVCRDARVTLGFDPFAARQPALRKKPAEGLALVPDAHEGYLSWERAVAIRRMVGGNPGAGGRHGLRHADDVTEPRLPGWRRDVHNRASAEIIEAVRQFVLVASDRVIAGILNRNGLLTGQGNRWTRERVAALRLHHGVPVFRPAADGLEPWLNLDGAAQLVGITSDTLQFAAEAGEIEGRHPLSDGPWIFSRTLLGTAAAQGVVQRIRRNLKYFHEIAPDQQNLIASNAWETSSVNGALRYGRSR; encoded by the coding sequence ATGATGCTTGAAAAGATCGCCCTGCACCATCTGGAGCGCAAGGCGATTTTGTATGTCAACCAACCTTCGGACAAGTCGGTCGTGCGCAATCCCGAGAGGGATCCGCAGGAGTTTTCGATGCGCGATCGTCTGGCGGCACTCGGCTGGCCTCAGATCGAATCGGTAGGGGACGATCATGCCGGTTTCGCCGCCGGCGATGTCTCGCGGGCCGGCTTCGATCGCCTGTTCGAGGAGGTCCGTCTCGGCAAGGTCGGGGCGGTCGCAACGCGTCAGCTCTCGGAATTTGCACGCAAGAACCCTGATTGGCGACGGCTGGTCGACATGTGCCGGGTTGTCGATACCGTTCTGGTCGACGAGGAGATGGTTTATGCACCGCGCCGGAAGGATGACCTGCTGCTGTTGGGATTGCGAGGCGATGCCAACGAAGATGAGCTCAATCTGCTCCGCCAGCGCTCGCTCTCCGCGCTCTACGAAAAGACCGAGCGCGGCGAACTGGCCATTGCTGCCCCGGTTGGCTTCGTAAAGGTTGAGGGTAGACTGGAAAAGGATCCGGATCGCCGCGTTCAAGAGGCAATCGCCCTTGTGTTCGACAAGATGGCCGAACACGGGAATACGGAGCATGCCCTGTTATGGTTCCTCGAGCATGGGCTGGATCTGCCCACCAAACGCAGCAACGGCAACGTCACCTGGAGCAGACCGAGATACGCGACCATCTGCCGGATGGTTGAGAACCCGATCTATGGCGGCGCTTACGTCTGCAGGGATGCTCGTGTTACGCTCGGATTTGATCCTTTTGCTGCTCGTCAGCCCGCACTCCGGAAGAAGCCAGCCGAAGGGCTTGCGCTGGTTCCCGACGCTCATGAGGGTTATCTCAGCTGGGAGCGCGCGGTGGCGATCCGCAGGATGGTGGGGGGCAATCCCGGTGCTGGTGGTCGCCACGGACTGCGGCATGCAGATGATGTCACGGAACCACGTCTGCCAGGGTGGCGTCGAGATGTACACAACAGGGCTTCAGCCGAGATCATCGAAGCGGTTCGCCAGTTCGTGCTTGTCGCCAGCGATCGCGTGATCGCAGGAATTCTCAATCGCAACGGCCTGTTGACGGGGCAGGGCAACCGCTGGACGCGCGAACGCGTCGCGGCACTCAGATTGCATCATGGAGTGCCGGTCTTCCGTCCGGCTGCGGACGGGCTCGAGCCATGGCTCAACCTGGACGGGGCCGCGCAGCTGGTCGGCATCACATCGGACACGCTGCAGTTCGCCGCCGAAGCCGGCGAAATCGAGGGCAGGCATCCCTTGTCGGACGGCCCATGGATCTTCAGCCGGACACTGCTTGGGACGGCCGCAGCCCAGGGCGTTGTTCAACGCATCCGCAGAAACTTGAAATATTTCCACGAGATCGCACCCGACCAGCAGAACCTGATCGCTTCGAACGCCTGGGAAACGAGCAGCGTCAACGGCGCGCTCCGGTATGGGAGGAGCAGGTGA
- a CDS encoding secretin and TonB N-terminal domain-containing protein has product MTTFSSAFAQSERISFNIPAQPLASALFQFAETTGMTALIDGQLAQGLKSSPVKGRLSPQDALRILLAGTALSIRYAGTNAFTLTPTMSEQSRDGAAARNARHPDHGDYFSQVQSVLERTLCRNGGLGSYRAAFQIWVGEGGSVQALHFLSSTGDETRDTTIAAALGSASIAPPPRDLPQPLTIILRPKASAPDCTKLSGLRP; this is encoded by the coding sequence ATGACAACCTTCAGCTCAGCCTTCGCGCAGAGTGAGCGCATCAGCTTCAACATTCCAGCACAGCCTCTGGCGAGTGCGCTCTTTCAGTTCGCGGAAACCACAGGGATGACGGCGTTGATCGATGGTCAACTGGCACAGGGGTTGAAGTCGTCCCCTGTCAAAGGACGACTCTCGCCGCAAGATGCATTGCGGATACTCCTTGCCGGAACGGCTCTTTCCATCCGCTACGCTGGAACGAATGCCTTTACCTTGACCCCCACGATGTCGGAGCAGAGCCGTGATGGCGCGGCGGCGCGAAACGCACGCCATCCCGATCACGGTGACTATTTTTCCCAGGTGCAGAGCGTTCTCGAGCGCACGCTCTGCCGCAACGGCGGTCTCGGGTCGTATCGAGCGGCTTTTCAGATATGGGTCGGAGAAGGCGGCTCGGTTCAGGCATTGCATTTTCTGAGTTCGACCGGCGATGAAACGCGGGATACGACGATCGCGGCAGCCTTGGGGAGCGCCAGCATCGCACCGCCGCCACGAGACTTGCCACAGCCGCTCACCATCATCTTGCGACCGAAGGCTTCAGCACCGGACTGCACCAAACTGTCTGGGCTGCGTCCGTGA